A window of the Thalassoglobus sp. JC818 genome harbors these coding sequences:
- a CDS encoding sulfatase-like hydrolase/transferase: MRRIRPMLMFGILLLTTSLSAAEERPNILFILTDDQAPWALGLSGHPHAHTPHLDELFQSGAYLPNSFTVTPVCSPSRVSTLTSRYGSEMGITDWLNPRVEPDHGIEPGIPTWPEELRRTGYQTALIGKWHLGLLDSQHPTQFGYVDFMGFRGGGTSPFRPTLEVDGSTQTVNGLTTDILTDEAIRWLRLYDKKDGPFALSLHYRAPHARWLPVRDEDWEPFDGLDPELPHPDYPDLNVEYVKRRTREYLASVAGVDRNVGKLLEELELLQLHENTIIIYTSDHGYNMGHNGIWHKGNGHWIVNTPPPATENIPRGQRPNMYDHSIRVPTAICWPGVIEADTVIDETVSNLDWFPTILSMANIPVSDDLMLRGHDLTPLLKGDEAEWDNDFYGEYTTKHQSQTQMRMYRTPRWKLVRDFRNPERDELYDLQNDPEERTNLYDSDDPKIQETIRDLSTKMSREMQALNDSVWSEKQN, from the coding sequence ATGAGACGAATCCGACCGATGCTGATGTTCGGAATTCTATTGCTGACGACCTCTCTGTCCGCTGCCGAGGAACGCCCCAACATTCTGTTCATCCTCACCGACGATCAGGCTCCGTGGGCTCTCGGACTTTCCGGTCACCCTCACGCTCACACGCCGCATCTTGACGAACTGTTCCAGTCCGGAGCTTATCTTCCCAACAGCTTCACGGTCACACCCGTTTGCAGCCCGTCACGGGTCAGCACATTGACCAGCCGTTACGGAAGTGAAATGGGAATCACCGACTGGTTGAATCCGAGAGTTGAACCCGATCACGGGATCGAACCCGGAATTCCGACATGGCCGGAAGAGCTTCGAAGAACTGGCTATCAAACAGCTCTCATTGGCAAGTGGCACCTCGGGCTGCTCGACTCACAGCATCCCACCCAATTCGGATACGTCGACTTCATGGGCTTTCGTGGCGGCGGAACGTCTCCTTTCCGACCGACATTGGAAGTCGACGGTTCCACCCAGACAGTCAATGGCCTCACGACAGACATCCTCACCGACGAAGCCATTCGCTGGCTGCGATTGTACGACAAGAAGGATGGCCCGTTCGCGCTATCGCTTCACTACCGTGCTCCGCATGCCCGCTGGCTCCCCGTGCGAGATGAAGACTGGGAACCGTTTGATGGACTCGATCCGGAACTTCCTCATCCTGACTATCCCGACCTGAACGTTGAATACGTCAAGCGGCGAACCCGGGAGTATCTGGCGAGCGTGGCGGGAGTCGACCGAAATGTCGGCAAGCTTCTTGAAGAACTCGAACTCCTGCAGCTTCACGAAAACACCATCATCATCTACACCAGTGACCACGGGTACAACATGGGTCACAACGGAATCTGGCACAAAGGAAACGGACACTGGATCGTCAACACCCCTCCCCCCGCCACTGAAAACATCCCGCGTGGACAACGCCCGAATATGTACGATCACTCCATTCGTGTCCCAACCGCGATTTGTTGGCCAGGAGTCATTGAAGCAGACACCGTCATCGACGAAACCGTCTCAAATCTCGACTGGTTTCCAACCATCCTGTCCATGGCGAACATCCCTGTCAGCGACGATCTCATGCTCCGCGGCCACGATCTCACTCCGCTGCTGAAAGGCGACGAAGCGGAATGGGACAACGACTTTTACGGGGAATACACGACAAAACATCAATCACAGACTCAAATGCGGATGTACCGCACTCCGCGCTGGAAGCTTGTCCGAGATTTCCGAAACCCTGAACGAGACGAACTTTACGACCTCCAGAACGACCCCGAGGAACGAACGAATTTGTACGATTCTGACGACCCGAAAATTCAAGAGACCATTCGTGATCTGTCAACGAAAATGTCCCGCGAAATGCAGGCTCTCAACGACTCCGTCTGGTCGGAAAAACAGAATTGA
- the kdsB gene encoding 3-deoxy-manno-octulosonate cytidylyltransferase, translating into MSQVIGVIPARMQSSRLPGKMLLQETGKPLIQYAWESACRAERLDRVIIAADDEAIVTACQNFGAECVMTGEHPSGTDRIAEVVRACSEDVSLVINIQGDEPELESSCIDALVERMDRSPSVEMGTLATPIDSIATLNDTGCVKVVRAADGRALYFSRSPIPFYRDGTPSDLLTPTGEDAAFRRSPWLLHLGIYAYRPEFLLALTQLPPSELEKLERLEQLRALEAGASILVEVVHHQSVGIDTAADYAAFVARERSRAESN; encoded by the coding sequence ATGTCACAAGTGATTGGAGTGATTCCAGCGAGGATGCAGTCGTCGCGATTGCCTGGAAAAATGCTTCTGCAGGAGACCGGAAAACCGCTCATTCAGTACGCGTGGGAATCAGCGTGTCGAGCGGAGCGACTCGACCGAGTGATCATCGCGGCTGATGACGAAGCGATCGTGACTGCATGCCAGAACTTCGGTGCTGAATGCGTGATGACCGGAGAACATCCCAGCGGAACCGATCGAATCGCCGAGGTTGTCCGCGCGTGTTCTGAGGATGTCTCGCTGGTGATCAACATTCAGGGTGATGAACCGGAATTGGAATCCAGCTGTATTGATGCACTTGTGGAGAGGATGGACCGCTCGCCGAGCGTTGAAATGGGAACTCTTGCGACTCCGATCGATTCAATTGCGACGTTGAATGATACTGGATGCGTAAAAGTTGTTCGGGCAGCAGATGGCCGAGCGCTCTACTTCAGTCGATCGCCAATTCCGTTTTATCGGGATGGAACTCCGTCTGATTTGCTGACACCGACCGGGGAAGATGCCGCTTTCCGTCGGAGTCCGTGGCTTCTTCATCTGGGAATTTACGCTTATCGACCAGAGTTTTTGCTCGCCTTGACGCAACTTCCCCCGTCAGAACTTGAGAAGCTGGAACGCCTTGAGCAACTTCGCGCCTTGGAAGCGGGAGCCTCAATTCTTGTCGAAGTTGTTCATCACCAGTCCGTTGGAATTGATACCGCTGCAGACTATGCTGCGTTCGTCGCGAGGGAACGTTCACGTGCGGAGTCCAATTGA
- a CDS encoding CTP synthase → MTKHIFVTGGVVSSLGKGLTSASIGFLLERRGLRVRMQKLDPYLNVDPGTMSPYQHGEVYVLDDGSETDLDLGHYERFTKSPLSAKSNFTTGRIYSTVIEKERRGEYLGATVQVVPHVTNEIKTSIRALATDDVDVVITELGGTVGDIEGLPFLEAIRQIPLDVGKENCLFIHLTLVPYLKAAREAKTKPTQHSVGQLRQIGIQPDVLVVRTERPMGRENAEKIALFCNVESDAVIEETDKEFSIYEVPLGLAENKLDELILRKLGLSRGHLDIDDWRNLMHRVRNPQHEVTIAVVGKYIEHRDAYKSIYESLIHAGFAHSTRVLIKRIEAEECEHQDLEHLLGSVHGILIPGGFGYRGIEGKILATQFAREKKIPFFGICLGMQCAVIEYARNVLGLTEANSTEFAEDTPDPVICMLEEQKTITDKGGTMRLGAQPCVLTENSHSIDAYGVGEISERHRHRFEFNPAYRDRFVEAGLKPTGTSPNGNLVEIVEVPDHPWFVAVQFHPEFKSSPLESHPLFREFLGAALKKHQGKFA, encoded by the coding sequence ATGACGAAGCACATCTTTGTCACCGGAGGTGTGGTCAGTTCCCTCGGAAAAGGACTGACTTCCGCTTCGATCGGGTTTCTCCTGGAGCGTCGCGGACTCCGAGTTCGCATGCAAAAACTCGATCCCTATCTAAATGTCGATCCGGGAACCATGAGTCCTTACCAGCATGGTGAGGTTTATGTTCTCGACGATGGATCGGAAACCGATCTCGACCTGGGACACTACGAACGATTCACCAAAAGTCCGCTCTCGGCGAAGTCCAATTTCACCACCGGGCGAATCTACAGCACGGTGATCGAGAAGGAACGTCGAGGTGAGTATCTCGGAGCGACCGTCCAAGTTGTTCCTCACGTCACCAACGAAATCAAAACCAGCATTCGAGCACTGGCGACAGACGATGTCGACGTGGTGATTACTGAGCTGGGAGGAACAGTCGGCGATATCGAAGGGCTCCCGTTTCTGGAAGCGATTCGTCAGATTCCACTCGATGTTGGCAAGGAAAACTGCCTGTTCATCCATCTGACTTTGGTCCCGTATCTGAAAGCAGCTCGCGAAGCGAAAACGAAGCCGACACAACACAGCGTTGGTCAACTGCGACAGATCGGGATTCAGCCAGATGTTCTCGTCGTTCGGACCGAACGGCCGATGGGGCGCGAGAACGCCGAGAAGATCGCGTTATTCTGCAATGTCGAATCAGATGCGGTCATTGAGGAAACAGACAAAGAGTTTTCGATCTATGAAGTTCCTCTCGGGCTGGCTGAGAACAAACTCGACGAACTGATTCTGCGGAAACTCGGCTTGTCGCGAGGGCATCTGGATATCGATGACTGGCGAAACCTGATGCATCGGGTTCGCAATCCGCAGCATGAAGTGACGATTGCCGTCGTCGGAAAATACATCGAGCATCGCGACGCTTATAAATCGATCTACGAGTCTCTCATTCACGCGGGATTCGCGCATTCAACTCGCGTTCTGATCAAGCGGATCGAAGCAGAGGAGTGTGAGCATCAGGATCTTGAACATCTGCTGGGGAGCGTTCACGGAATTCTAATTCCCGGAGGATTCGGATACCGTGGGATCGAGGGGAAAATCCTGGCGACACAATTTGCTCGTGAGAAAAAGATTCCGTTCTTCGGGATCTGTCTCGGGATGCAGTGTGCTGTGATCGAATACGCCCGTAATGTTCTCGGTCTCACCGAAGCCAACAGCACAGAGTTCGCCGAAGATACTCCCGATCCAGTCATTTGTATGCTCGAAGAGCAGAAAACGATCACGGACAAGGGGGGGACGATGCGGCTGGGAGCGCAACCATGTGTGCTCACCGAAAACTCTCACTCGATCGATGCCTACGGCGTCGGTGAGATCTCAGAGCGTCACCGACACCGTTTTGAGTTCAACCCTGCTTATCGAGACCGTTTCGTTGAAGCTGGTCTCAAGCCGACTGGAACCAGCCCGAACGGAAATCTGGTTGAAATCGTCGAAGTCCCGGACCATCCATGGTTCGTGGCTGTCCAATTCCATCCAGAGTTCAAATCAAGCCCGCTGGAATCGCATCCGCTCTTCCGTGAGTTCCTCGGAGCAGCGTTGAAAAAGCATCAAGGAAAATTCGCTTAG
- a CDS encoding ThuA domain-containing protein → MQMIKLFIATLMILVMQSSGQAADLKALIIDGQNNHGDWPKTTFMMKQYLEETGLFDVDLARTKYTWKGEQHLPEYSIPGLETEAFPEPKTDPDFSPDFSKYDVVVSNFGFNAAPWPKKTQEAFEEYVRNGGGLVIVHAADNSFGDWTEYNQMIGLGGWGGRDEKSGPYVYLNDQGEEVRDESPGRGGTHGPQHEFSIVIRDNTHPITKGLPTEWLHSKDELYSLLRGPGQQMRILATAYASPEFNGTERHEPMLMTIKYGDGKVFHTPMGHADYSMECVGFKTCLQRGTEWAATGKVTQDIPDNFPTAESVSAEPYAK, encoded by the coding sequence ATGCAAATGATCAAACTCTTCATCGCCACACTTATGATTCTGGTGATGCAGTCATCCGGTCAGGCGGCGGATCTGAAAGCACTGATCATCGATGGTCAAAACAATCACGGCGACTGGCCGAAAACAACTTTCATGATGAAGCAGTATCTCGAAGAAACCGGGCTCTTCGACGTCGATCTGGCACGGACGAAATACACCTGGAAGGGAGAACAACACCTGCCAGAGTATTCGATTCCAGGATTGGAAACCGAAGCATTTCCGGAACCGAAAACCGATCCCGACTTCAGCCCTGACTTCTCAAAATACGATGTTGTCGTTTCGAACTTCGGCTTCAACGCAGCTCCATGGCCAAAGAAAACCCAAGAAGCTTTCGAAGAATACGTGCGTAACGGTGGAGGACTGGTGATCGTGCACGCTGCGGACAATTCATTCGGAGACTGGACAGAGTACAATCAAATGATCGGCCTCGGTGGCTGGGGTGGCCGGGATGAGAAGTCCGGACCGTATGTCTACCTAAATGATCAGGGCGAAGAGGTTCGCGATGAGTCACCCGGACGCGGTGGAACTCACGGACCACAGCACGAGTTCTCCATCGTCATCCGCGATAACACTCACCCCATCACGAAAGGGCTTCCAACCGAGTGGCTCCACAGCAAAGATGAATTGTATTCCTTGCTTCGAGGCCCTGGTCAGCAGATGCGGATTCTCGCGACAGCTTACGCAAGTCCAGAATTTAACGGCACCGAACGCCACGAACCGATGCTGATGACAATTAAGTACGGCGACGGCAAAGTCTTCCACACCCCGATGGGACATGCGGACTACTCGATGGAGTGCGTCGGATTCAAGACCTGCCTGCAACGTGGAACCGAATGGGCAGCGACAGGCAAGGTCACTCAGGACATTCCCGACAACTTCCCAACTGCTGAATCCGTGTCAGCGGAGCCTTACGCCAAATAG
- a CDS encoding tetratricopeptide repeat protein has protein sequence MTRTTSLFLGLALLAGCGGSETPQQTVDSSVKPSAAPAATPAAEKTASSAPEKKVVTYDQLIQAADTLIDKRDAKNAIKILTTAIKAKPTQPEAYIKRAALLAEAKLFKQAVGDMSSAIGVDPENSKYRNTRGYFLLMLQDYDAAERDFNKAIDIDPEYPQAYNNRGLVFIGQNEYIKALNDFRKASDLKENYVDALNNLGFVFLQMEEADPAKAVETFTKVLEINDGYLNAISNRGRAHLALKDYDSAIKDFSRAIELQPQNQQYRMHRSEAYRAAGQFDLAREDVNQIARERQIAEVNHMIRNNPRRKELWLTRAQLLLQSDRTEEAKTALDNAIKLDGTFIPSLLSRARLHELEQEYDQVIEVCSKILDLEPNTEAQSLRGDAYMLVGKIDEAIADYEAARRFDTKIVEAYRARAEQREQAGETDLAKADQERADSLETRLTAGPPTSTEDAKPREMVVQPVSFEQVAEEEGPETK, from the coding sequence ATGACGCGAACGACATCGCTTTTTCTCGGACTCGCACTTCTCGCTGGATGCGGTGGTTCGGAGACTCCACAGCAGACTGTGGACTCTTCAGTCAAACCTTCCGCTGCACCAGCTGCAACTCCTGCCGCTGAGAAGACCGCAAGCTCCGCACCAGAGAAGAAGGTCGTCACTTACGATCAACTGATTCAGGCAGCAGACACGCTCATTGACAAGCGTGACGCGAAGAACGCAATCAAAATTCTGACCACTGCGATCAAAGCCAAGCCGACGCAACCGGAAGCTTACATCAAGCGAGCCGCTCTTCTGGCAGAGGCAAAACTCTTCAAGCAAGCGGTCGGCGACATGTCATCCGCCATCGGTGTTGATCCTGAGAACAGCAAGTACCGCAACACACGCGGCTACTTCCTGCTGATGCTGCAGGACTACGATGCTGCTGAACGTGACTTCAACAAAGCCATCGACATCGATCCCGAGTACCCACAGGCGTACAACAATCGAGGACTCGTGTTCATCGGCCAGAACGAGTACATCAAAGCACTCAACGATTTCCGAAAAGCCAGCGATCTGAAAGAAAACTACGTCGACGCGTTGAACAATCTCGGATTCGTTTTCCTTCAGATGGAAGAAGCTGACCCAGCCAAAGCTGTCGAGACGTTTACGAAAGTTCTCGAAATCAACGATGGCTACCTCAACGCCATCTCCAATCGCGGACGGGCTCACCTGGCACTGAAAGATTACGACAGTGCGATCAAAGACTTCAGCCGAGCAATCGAACTGCAACCACAGAATCAGCAGTATCGCATGCATCGCAGCGAAGCCTACCGTGCAGCTGGCCAGTTTGATCTCGCGAGAGAAGACGTCAATCAAATCGCACGCGAACGACAAATTGCAGAAGTGAATCACATGATTCGCAACAACCCACGCCGCAAAGAACTCTGGCTGACCCGCGCCCAACTTCTGTTGCAATCTGATCGCACAGAAGAAGCCAAAACCGCGCTCGACAATGCCATCAAACTCGACGGCACATTCATTCCCTCACTCTTGAGTCGTGCACGTCTTCACGAACTCGAGCAGGAATACGATCAGGTGATCGAAGTCTGTTCGAAGATTCTCGATCTCGAACCAAACACCGAAGCTCAGTCTCTGCGTGGTGACGCATACATGCTGGTCGGCAAAATCGACGAAGCAATCGCTGACTACGAAGCAGCCCGCCGGTTCGATACGAAAATCGTGGAAGCTTACCGAGCCCGCGCTGAACAGCGAGAACAAGCTGGCGAAACTGATCTCGCCAAAGCTGATCAGGAACGAGCTGACAGCCTCGAAACTCGCCTCACAGCGGGACCACCGACATCCACTGAAGACGCCAAACCACGTGAAATGGTTGTGCAACCTGTCAGCTTCGAACAGGTCGCTGAAGAAGAAGGCCCTGAGACCAAATAG